The following are from one region of the Nocardioides marmotae genome:
- a CDS encoding methylmalonyl-CoA mutase family protein, whose protein sequence is MTQPQGAVEGGLDEPAGLEPEQGTLDLAGDGDRWTVQDWEQAAAAVLRKSRRLQDDDPDAAVWSRLTRTTLDGIEVTPLGTPALLEGLQTQGRPTRVGPWDVRAHLGGTGVPAKQANEEALVDLDGGVVSLWVTADAATDLPALLAGVLLDLAPVVLDAPTAPVAVAEAFLAHLGATTPAEGTNLGADGRASEEDLVAVARLAREKGVLGVVVDATVAHDLGASDAQELGYSMWVGARVLRVLSAAGIDVAEAARLVEFRYAATDEQFPTIAKLRAARRLWARVLELSEVPADVLPAQRQHVVTSRPMMSKYDPYVNMLRTTVAAFSAGVGGADAVTVLPFDSPLGRPDLFGRRIARNTSHLLVDEAHVAKVADPAGGSYAVEKLTDDLAVAGWDVLGRLEEGASLDDAIAETVARREREIATRKRPITGLTEFPHLAEQLPERAPDPAAAAVRRYGAAFEELRDAPAARPVFLATLGPVAAHTARATFATNLLAAGGIAVEVAGPTGSVADVLAAYDASTTPVVCLAGADATYDEWADQLVPALREAGARHVIVAGKPRDGVDDSCAMGVDALAFLTRTREQLQ, encoded by the coding sequence ATGACGCAACCCCAAGGCGCGGTCGAGGGCGGCCTGGACGAGCCGGCCGGTCTCGAGCCGGAGCAGGGCACCCTCGACCTGGCCGGCGACGGCGACCGGTGGACGGTCCAGGACTGGGAGCAGGCCGCCGCCGCGGTGCTGCGCAAGTCCCGCCGGCTCCAGGACGACGACCCCGACGCAGCCGTCTGGTCCCGACTGACGCGCACCACGCTGGACGGGATCGAGGTGACGCCGCTCGGCACGCCCGCCCTGCTGGAGGGCCTGCAGACCCAGGGGCGGCCCACCCGCGTCGGCCCGTGGGACGTGCGCGCCCACCTCGGCGGCACCGGCGTACCGGCGAAGCAGGCCAACGAGGAGGCGCTCGTCGACCTCGACGGCGGCGTCGTCTCGCTGTGGGTGACCGCCGACGCGGCGACCGACCTCCCGGCGCTGCTCGCCGGCGTGCTGCTCGACCTCGCGCCCGTCGTCCTCGACGCGCCGACCGCGCCGGTCGCGGTGGCCGAGGCCTTCCTCGCCCACCTCGGCGCGACGACCCCGGCCGAGGGCACCAACCTCGGTGCCGACGGCCGCGCCTCCGAGGAGGACCTGGTCGCCGTCGCCCGCCTCGCGCGGGAGAAGGGGGTGCTCGGCGTCGTCGTCGACGCCACCGTCGCCCACGACCTCGGCGCCTCCGACGCCCAGGAGCTCGGCTACTCGATGTGGGTGGGCGCCCGCGTGCTGCGCGTGCTGAGCGCGGCCGGGATCGACGTCGCCGAGGCCGCTCGCCTCGTGGAGTTCCGGTACGCCGCGACCGACGAGCAGTTCCCCACGATCGCCAAGCTGCGGGCCGCCCGCCGGCTGTGGGCGCGCGTGCTCGAGCTGAGCGAGGTGCCTGCCGACGTGCTGCCCGCGCAGCGCCAGCACGTGGTGACCAGCCGGCCGATGATGAGCAAGTACGACCCCTACGTGAACATGCTGCGGACCACCGTCGCCGCGTTCTCGGCCGGCGTCGGCGGAGCGGACGCGGTGACGGTCCTGCCGTTCGACAGCCCGCTGGGCCGCCCCGACCTCTTCGGTCGCCGGATCGCGCGCAACACCTCCCACCTGCTGGTCGACGAGGCCCATGTCGCCAAGGTCGCCGACCCGGCCGGCGGCTCCTACGCCGTGGAGAAGCTCACCGACGACCTGGCCGTGGCCGGGTGGGACGTGCTGGGCCGGCTCGAGGAGGGCGCCTCCCTCGACGACGCGATCGCCGAGACCGTCGCCCGCCGCGAGCGCGAGATCGCCACCCGCAAGCGGCCGATCACCGGGCTCACCGAGTTCCCCCACCTCGCCGAGCAACTGCCCGAGCGCGCGCCCGACCCGGCCGCCGCCGCGGTCCGCCGCTACGGCGCCGCCTTCGAGGAGCTGCGCGACGCCCCGGCGGCCCGCCCGGTCTTCCTCGCCACGCTGGGCCCGGTCGCGGCGCACACCGCCCGCGCGACCTTCGCCACCAACCTGCTGGCCGCCGGCGGCATCGCCGTCGAGGTCGCCGGACCGACCGGGAGCGTCGCCGACGTGCTGGCGGCGTACGACGCCTCGACCACGCCGGTCGTCTGCCTCGCCGGCGCCGACGCGACCTACGACGAGTGGGCCGACCAGCTGGTCCCCGCGCTGCGCGAGGCCGGCGCGCGCCACGTCATCGTCGCCGGCAAGCCGCGCGACGGCGTCGACGACTCCTGCGCGATGGGCGTCGACGCCCTCGCGTTCCTGACCCGTACGAGGGAGCAGCTCCAGTGA
- the scpA gene encoding methylmalonyl-CoA mutase, giving the protein MTVPKSFAGLPLAGGAGAPSATPDAEAWTSPEGIDIAPVYTAADIEGLDALGTFPGLSPFLRGPYPTMYTTQPWTIRQYAGFSTAEESNAFYRRNLAAGQKGLSVAFDLATHRGYDSDHPRVRGDVGMAGVAIDSIYDTRTLFDGIPLDAMSVSMTMNGAVLPVLALYIAAAEEQGVKPEQLAGTIQNDILKEFMVRNTYIYPPAPSMRIISDIFAFTSQRMPRFNSISISGYHMQEAGATADLELAYTLADGVEYIRAGLESGLTIDQFAPRLSFFWAIGMNFYMEVAKMRAARALWSRLVRQFDPQNPKSLSLRTHSQTSGWSLTAQDVFNNVGRTAIEAMAATQGHTQSLHTNALDEAIALPTDFSARIARNTQLLLQQESGTTGTIDPWAGSYYVERLTHDIAERAWAHIQEAEQAGGMAKAIEQGIPKMRIEEAAARTQARIDSGAQKVIGVNTFRLAAEDKLDVLKVDNDDVYRQQVAKLERLRAERDDDAVRRALEALTNSAERGAGQGLDGNLLGLAVDAARAKATVGEISEALEKVYGRHQAVIRTISGVYRDTAGEGDGTLVQQVLSATAEFEENEGRRPRILVAKMGQDGHDRGQKVIVSAFADMGFDVDVGPLFSTPEEVAQQAVDADVHIVGVSSLAAGHLTLLPALRDALAEQGRSDIMMVIGGVIPPDDVPTLLEAGAAAVFLPGTVIAESALDLLARLREQLGH; this is encoded by the coding sequence GTGACCGTCCCGAAGAGCTTCGCCGGCCTGCCGCTCGCGGGCGGCGCGGGCGCGCCGTCCGCCACCCCGGACGCCGAGGCGTGGACCTCGCCCGAGGGCATCGACATCGCGCCGGTCTACACCGCCGCCGACATCGAGGGCCTCGACGCGCTCGGCACCTTCCCCGGGCTGAGCCCGTTCCTGCGCGGGCCCTACCCGACGATGTACACCACCCAGCCGTGGACGATCCGGCAGTACGCCGGCTTCTCCACCGCCGAGGAGTCCAACGCCTTCTACCGCCGCAACCTCGCGGCCGGCCAGAAGGGCCTCTCGGTCGCCTTCGACCTGGCCACCCACCGCGGCTACGACTCCGACCACCCGCGCGTGCGCGGCGACGTCGGGATGGCCGGCGTGGCGATCGACTCGATCTACGACACCCGCACCCTCTTCGACGGCATCCCGCTCGATGCGATGTCGGTGTCGATGACCATGAACGGCGCCGTCCTGCCGGTGCTCGCGCTCTACATCGCCGCGGCCGAGGAGCAGGGGGTGAAGCCGGAGCAGCTCGCGGGGACCATCCAGAACGACATCCTCAAGGAGTTCATGGTCCGCAACACCTACATCTACCCGCCGGCGCCGTCGATGCGGATCATCTCCGACATCTTCGCCTTCACCAGCCAGCGGATGCCGCGGTTCAACTCGATCTCGATCTCCGGCTACCACATGCAGGAGGCCGGGGCGACCGCCGACCTCGAGCTCGCCTACACCCTCGCCGACGGCGTGGAGTACATCCGCGCCGGCCTCGAGAGCGGGCTGACCATCGACCAGTTCGCGCCCCGCCTGAGCTTCTTCTGGGCGATCGGCATGAACTTCTACATGGAGGTCGCCAAGATGCGCGCCGCCCGCGCGCTGTGGTCGCGCCTGGTGCGCCAGTTCGACCCGCAGAACCCCAAGTCGCTGAGCCTGCGGACCCACTCCCAGACCTCCGGCTGGTCGCTGACGGCGCAGGACGTCTTCAACAACGTCGGCCGGACCGCGATCGAGGCGATGGCCGCGACCCAGGGCCACACCCAGTCGCTGCACACCAACGCCCTGGACGAGGCGATCGCGCTGCCGACCGACTTCTCCGCGCGGATCGCCCGCAACACCCAGCTCCTGCTGCAGCAGGAGAGCGGCACCACCGGGACGATCGACCCGTGGGCCGGCTCCTACTACGTCGAGCGGCTGACCCACGACATCGCCGAGCGCGCCTGGGCCCACATCCAGGAGGCCGAGCAGGCCGGCGGCATGGCCAAGGCGATCGAGCAGGGCATCCCGAAGATGCGCATCGAGGAGGCCGCGGCCCGCACCCAGGCGCGGATCGACTCCGGCGCGCAGAAGGTCATCGGCGTCAACACCTTCCGGCTCGCGGCCGAGGACAAGCTCGACGTGCTCAAGGTCGACAACGACGACGTCTACCGCCAGCAGGTCGCCAAGCTCGAGCGGCTGCGCGCGGAGCGCGACGACGACGCCGTACGCCGCGCGCTCGAGGCGCTCACCAACAGCGCCGAGCGCGGCGCGGGCCAGGGCCTCGACGGCAACCTGCTCGGGCTGGCCGTCGACGCGGCGCGCGCCAAGGCGACCGTCGGGGAGATCTCCGAGGCGCTGGAGAAGGTCTACGGCCGCCACCAGGCCGTGATCCGTACGATCTCCGGCGTGTACCGCGACACCGCCGGCGAGGGCGACGGCACCCTGGTCCAGCAGGTCCTGTCCGCGACGGCGGAGTTCGAGGAGAACGAGGGCCGCCGCCCGCGCATCCTGGTCGCCAAGATGGGCCAGGACGGCCACGACCGCGGCCAGAAGGTCATCGTCTCGGCCTTCGCCGACATGGGCTTCGACGTCGACGTGGGGCCGCTGTTCTCCACGCCCGAGGAGGTCGCGCAGCAGGCGGTCGACGCCGACGTCCACATCGTCGGGGTCAGCTCGCTCGCCGCGGGCCACCTCACGCTCCTGCCGGCGCTGCGCGACGCGCTCGCCGAGCAGGGGAGGTCCGACATCATGATGGTGATCGGAGGCGTGATCCCGCCCGACGACGTGCCGACGCTGCTCGAGGCGGGGGCGGCCGCGGTGTTCCTGCCCGGCACCGTCATCGCGGAGTCCGCGCTCGACCTGCTGGCCCGGCTGCGCGAGCAGCTCGGTCACTGA
- a CDS encoding response regulator has protein sequence MSRADEQSRVDEHRVAVVVEDDPDTARLLEVILTQAGFEVHVAADGPSGVEAVRRHRPVLTTVDVWLPGIDGFEVTRQVRTFSDTYLVMVSALGGEDDILGGFEAGADDYVRKPFRPRELRARVLGVMRRPPARIRPAAPVVAPADPPWADPPWADPPWADPAAPVPEPSAVVPEPPAPPPQPAGPVVFDGALIRFRGLLVDPGAGTASADGRLLALDRMQFDLLELLLYSGEHPSTAGSLALSLRGEPYQPGAVVAESDEVLVTQAVHALLAELGDHRPDPRWIEVLPGPLFRLVPPA, from the coding sequence ATGTCGCGTGCCGATGAGCAGTCGCGTGTCGATGAGCACCGGGTCGCGGTCGTCGTCGAGGACGACCCCGACACCGCCCGCCTGCTGGAGGTGATCCTCACCCAGGCCGGGTTCGAGGTCCACGTGGCCGCCGACGGCCCCTCGGGGGTCGAGGCGGTACGCCGCCACCGGCCGGTGCTCACCACCGTCGACGTCTGGCTGCCGGGCATCGACGGGTTCGAGGTGACCCGCCAGGTCCGCACCTTCAGCGACACCTACCTGGTGATGGTCAGCGCGCTCGGCGGCGAGGACGACATCCTCGGCGGGTTCGAGGCCGGCGCCGACGACTACGTCCGCAAGCCGTTCCGCCCGCGCGAGCTGCGCGCCCGCGTCCTGGGCGTGATGCGCCGCCCGCCGGCCCGGATCCGCCCGGCCGCCCCGGTCGTCGCGCCGGCCGATCCTCCGTGGGCCGATCCCCCGTGGGCCGATCCCCCGTGGGCCGACCCGGCTGCGCCGGTGCCCGAGCCGTCCGCCGTGGTCCCCGAGCCGCCCGCTCCCCCGCCGCAGCCGGCCGGTCCGGTCGTCTTCGACGGTGCGCTGATCCGCTTCCGCGGGCTGCTCGTCGACCCGGGCGCGGGGACCGCGAGCGCCGACGGCCGCCTCCTGGCGCTGGACCGCATGCAGTTCGACCTGCTCGAGCTGCTGCTCTACTCCGGGGAGCATCCGAGCACCGCCGGGAGCCTCGCGCTGAGCCTGCGGGGCGAGCCCTACCAACCGGGCGCCGTGGTCGCGGAGTCCGACGAGGTGCTGGTGACCCAGGCGGTGCACGCGCTGCTGGCCGAGCTGGGCGACCACCGGCCGGACCCGCGGTGGATCGAGGTCCTGCCGGGCCCCCTCTTCCGGCTCGTGCCCCCGGCCTGA
- a CDS encoding right-handed parallel beta-helix repeat-containing protein, whose amino-acid sequence MRAARSAARLALASLALGLVAGTAGCSGGPAAPEGVGAPTGCDGPPRIGSSAELRVALAEASPGDVLVLAEGRYDGRFRATVSGTAERPVTLCGPAGAVLDGGSTGGGYTLHLEEASYWRLVGFSVTGAQKGLVLDGASHNRVVGLRISGTGQEGLHLRTGSSDNLVARNRVWATGLVDPGFGEGVYVGSARSNWCELTDCEPDRSDGNRVVGNRVWGTGAEAVDIKEGTRGGVLRGNRLRGGRVVDSVVDLKGNGWVVAGNRIVAPTGDGVQVHVVAPGWGRRNAVRANDVTAPAGLAVDVVGAARAAGTVVACDQGPRTPTGRVTNVACR is encoded by the coding sequence GTGAGAGCCGCCCGGTCAGCAGCGCGGCTCGCCCTGGCCTCCCTCGCCCTCGGTCTCGTCGCCGGCACGGCGGGCTGCAGCGGGGGCCCAGCGGCCCCCGAGGGCGTCGGCGCCCCCACCGGGTGCGACGGCCCGCCCCGGATCGGCAGCAGCGCCGAGCTCCGCGTCGCCCTGGCCGAGGCGTCCCCCGGCGACGTGCTGGTGCTGGCCGAGGGCCGGTACGACGGCCGGTTCCGGGCCACGGTCTCCGGCACCGCCGAGCGGCCGGTGACGCTGTGCGGGCCGGCCGGCGCGGTGCTCGACGGCGGCAGCACGGGCGGGGGCTACACGCTCCACCTCGAGGAGGCGTCGTACTGGCGGCTCGTGGGGTTCTCGGTGACCGGTGCGCAGAAGGGCCTCGTGCTCGACGGCGCGTCGCACAACCGGGTCGTGGGGCTGCGGATCTCCGGCACCGGCCAGGAGGGTCTCCATCTGCGCACCGGCAGCAGCGACAACCTCGTCGCCCGCAACCGGGTCTGGGCCACCGGCCTGGTCGACCCCGGCTTCGGCGAGGGCGTCTACGTCGGGTCGGCCCGCTCGAACTGGTGCGAGCTCACCGACTGCGAGCCCGACCGCAGCGACGGCAACCGCGTCGTCGGCAACCGGGTGTGGGGCACCGGCGCGGAGGCGGTCGACATCAAGGAGGGCACCCGCGGCGGCGTGCTGCGCGGCAACCGGTTGCGGGGCGGCCGCGTGGTCGACTCGGTGGTCGACCTCAAGGGCAACGGCTGGGTGGTGGCCGGCAACCGCATCGTCGCCCCCACCGGGGACGGCGTGCAGGTCCACGTGGTGGCGCCCGGGTGGGGCCGCCGCAACGCGGTCCGCGCGAACGACGTCACCGCCCCGGCCGGCCTCGCCGTGGACGTGGTGGGCGCCGCCCGCGCCGCCGGCACCGTCGTGGCCTGCGACCAGGGGCCCCGCACCCCGACCGGGAGGGTCACCAATGTCGCGTGCCGATGA
- a CDS encoding succinate dehydrogenase cytochrome b subunit produces MATPTLVKGARATRSTVALKIIMAVSGLVFIGYVLAHMYGNLKAFAGHDAFNDYAEHLREFGEPMLPHEGFLWVMRVVLVVALVAHVAAAVALARRAANARTVKYQVKKNNHSSVSSRTMRWGGAALLLFLIWHLLNFTVPKVNPAGGPTDDAYNLMIDSFDIWWMTLIYLLAMLALGFHLHHGTFSAIQTLGFTNTASSRARAKQAGWVLAVVIAGGFSLVPLSVLAGIIEK; encoded by the coding sequence GTGGCAACCCCGACCCTCGTCAAGGGGGCGCGCGCGACGCGCTCCACCGTGGCGCTCAAGATCATCATGGCCGTCAGCGGCCTCGTCTTCATCGGCTACGTGCTCGCGCACATGTACGGCAACCTCAAGGCGTTCGCCGGCCACGACGCGTTCAACGACTACGCCGAGCACCTGCGGGAGTTCGGTGAGCCGATGCTCCCCCACGAGGGCTTCCTCTGGGTGATGCGTGTCGTGCTCGTCGTGGCGCTGGTGGCGCACGTCGCCGCGGCCGTCGCGCTGGCCCGCCGTGCGGCGAACGCCCGGACCGTGAAGTACCAGGTCAAGAAGAACAACCACTCCTCGGTCTCCTCGCGCACCATGCGCTGGGGCGGCGCCGCGCTGCTGCTGTTCCTCATCTGGCACCTGCTGAACTTCACCGTCCCGAAGGTGAACCCCGCCGGCGGCCCGACCGACGACGCCTACAACCTGATGATCGACTCCTTCGACATCTGGTGGATGACCCTCATCTACCTCCTGGCGATGCTCGCGCTCGGCTTCCACCTGCACCACGGGACGTTCAGCGCGATCCAGACCCTCGGCTTCACCAACACCGCCTCCTCCCGTGCCCGCGCCAAGCAGGCCGGCTGGGTGCTCGCGGTCGTGATCGCCGGCGGCTTCTCGCTGGTCCCCCTGTCCGTCCTCGCCGGCATCATCGAGAAGTAA
- a CDS encoding glycosyltransferase: protein MELLPHVRDLPGWLVPFGVIGIVSWTFWLVRKLLSATSRPVLNDFRTTTTVVVPSFREDPDVLLRCLETWLAQGPSRIIIVLDLADTEAQERIEALGRPEVEVVMFKHNGKRSALGVGMRMVDTELVIFVDSDTVWEAGMHDAIQMPFADPAVGAVSTRQNVYLPKTSIWRRVADWIIDLRYYDYAPAMGRFGGVICASGRTSAYRAAVIVPQVDRLENEIFRGRQCIAGDDGRMTWLTISQGYRVAHQDSARALSMFPDTFKAFVKQRVRWSRNSYRCYLTAIRHGWIFRVPLISQVTVMQILLTPVSSTIALAYVALAVRSDHPWTALAAALVWLFVGRAIRGMSHLWRRPEDVWILPVVALVILFIAGPVKTYAFFTMNKQGWLTRSADTIGGEGQSEASLSKAPAPV from the coding sequence GTGGAGCTGCTCCCGCACGTCCGCGACCTGCCCGGGTGGCTGGTGCCCTTCGGCGTGATCGGCATCGTGTCGTGGACGTTCTGGCTGGTCCGCAAGCTCCTCTCGGCGACGTCGCGGCCGGTGCTCAACGACTTCCGGACGACGACGACCGTGGTCGTCCCGTCCTTCCGCGAGGACCCCGACGTGCTGCTGCGCTGCCTGGAGACGTGGCTGGCGCAGGGGCCGTCCCGGATCATCATCGTGCTCGACCTCGCCGACACCGAGGCGCAGGAGCGGATCGAGGCGCTCGGCCGGCCCGAGGTCGAGGTCGTGATGTTCAAGCACAACGGCAAGCGCTCCGCGCTCGGCGTGGGGATGCGGATGGTCGACACCGAGCTGGTGATCTTCGTCGACTCCGACACCGTGTGGGAGGCCGGCATGCACGACGCGATCCAGATGCCGTTCGCGGACCCGGCCGTCGGTGCGGTGAGCACGCGGCAGAACGTCTACCTGCCCAAGACGAGCATCTGGCGCCGCGTCGCGGACTGGATCATCGACCTGCGCTACTACGACTACGCCCCCGCCATGGGCCGCTTCGGTGGCGTCATCTGCGCCTCCGGGCGGACCAGCGCCTACCGGGCGGCGGTGATCGTGCCCCAGGTCGACCGGCTGGAGAACGAGATCTTCCGCGGCCGGCAGTGCATCGCCGGCGACGACGGCCGGATGACCTGGCTGACGATCTCCCAGGGCTACCGGGTCGCCCACCAGGACAGTGCGCGAGCGCTGTCGATGTTCCCCGACACGTTCAAGGCCTTCGTCAAGCAGCGGGTGCGGTGGAGCCGCAACTCCTACCGCTGCTACCTCACCGCCATCCGGCACGGCTGGATCTTCCGGGTGCCGCTGATCTCGCAGGTCACGGTGATGCAGATCCTGCTGACCCCGGTGAGCAGCACGATCGCGCTCGCCTACGTCGCGCTCGCCGTGCGCTCCGACCACCCCTGGACCGCCCTCGCCGCGGCCCTGGTCTGGCTCTTCGTCGGCCGGGCGATCCGCGGGATGTCGCACCTGTGGCGCCGACCGGAGGACGTCTGGATCCTCCCCGTGGTGGCGCTGGTGATCCTGTTCATCGCCGGCCCGGTCAAGACCTACGCCTTCTTCACGATGAACAAGCAGGGCTGGCTGACCCGCTCGGCCGACACCATCGGGGGCGAGGGGCAGAGCGAGGCCAGCCTGTCCAAGGCCCCGGCGCCGGTGTGA
- a CDS encoding right-handed parallel beta-helix repeat-containing protein: MSAPTAAERGDTVHVAVRRLIRAVCLVAVVGIVLGLAVLRQHIEPPDPAAPADEAPVAAPALDEVPAEVAVLAAEDARLRAVSLGPAVGTTRVGATVVLGPRPAAYGVDALVAAGALRRTGPGVVELVRPVVARRGARVALHLPATTLRMHSGARAHASLVTWGGDLALSGAPGRPLRLVGWDPRRKAADRETSDGRAYLLVKDGRLRLADVETDHLGYWSGRTGGLAVTGSPETSATADLVGVRVRASHIGLYLSGVERSVVRRTEVTAVERDGVEVTNRSHRVRLTGVSVDRSGGAAIKVGNGASRVVVERARLTRSGGYGLLVDGSPLADGPNSAGYSTTNYAGVVLRRSLVADNDGGGVLVLRLDGLQVDRSTLLADGTALAVRGPADGLVVDRSVVRSQGATGIVVEEVSGARVERSTVRARTTGVSLTDSTGEVRGNDIAVGTGTGVRVAGEDARAVVDGNAMTGRGPGAVADADGAEVQQGDTTGAWSYRPRAVLWLEEHGSALPGLLVLVVPAFGTVFVRRRRRGQRELRRLLEQALVARGREALAGYAPPRTQAPVGAAGSTFEAEPEAGPDVGPHVGPDVGPHVGPDVGGAGVPAADPAAPLGGRRFTGPQDFAVAAVLEAGYPVGDVARALRVPTARVRAWVEEARASADA; encoded by the coding sequence GTGAGCGCCCCGACCGCCGCGGAGCGCGGCGACACCGTCCACGTCGCGGTGCGCCGGCTCATCCGCGCCGTCTGCCTGGTCGCGGTGGTCGGGATCGTCCTCGGGCTGGCGGTGCTCCGCCAGCACATCGAGCCACCCGACCCGGCCGCCCCCGCGGACGAGGCCCCGGTGGCCGCGCCGGCGCTCGACGAGGTGCCGGCCGAGGTCGCGGTGCTCGCGGCCGAGGACGCCCGGCTGCGAGCGGTCAGCCTCGGCCCGGCCGTGGGGACGACCCGCGTCGGCGCGACCGTGGTCCTCGGCCCGCGCCCCGCGGCGTACGGCGTGGACGCGCTGGTGGCGGCCGGCGCGCTGCGCCGCACGGGCCCGGGCGTGGTCGAGCTCGTCCGGCCGGTGGTGGCGCGGCGCGGTGCCCGCGTGGCGCTGCACCTGCCGGCCACGACCCTGCGGATGCACAGCGGCGCCCGGGCGCACGCCAGCCTGGTCACCTGGGGCGGGGACCTGGCCCTGTCCGGCGCCCCGGGGCGACCGCTGCGGCTGGTCGGGTGGGACCCCCGGCGGAAGGCGGCCGATCGGGAGACCTCCGACGGTCGCGCCTACCTGCTGGTCAAGGACGGCCGGCTGCGGCTCGCGGACGTCGAGACCGACCACCTCGGCTACTGGAGCGGCCGCACCGGGGGGCTCGCCGTGACCGGCTCGCCGGAGACCTCGGCCACCGCGGACCTGGTCGGGGTGCGGGTGCGCGCGTCGCACATCGGGCTCTACCTCTCCGGTGTCGAGCGCAGCGTCGTCCGGCGCACCGAGGTGACCGCGGTGGAGCGGGACGGCGTCGAGGTCACCAACCGCTCGCACCGGGTGCGCCTGACCGGCGTCTCGGTCGACCGGTCGGGCGGGGCGGCGATCAAGGTCGGCAACGGCGCCTCGCGCGTCGTCGTCGAGCGCGCCCGGCTGACCCGGTCGGGGGGCTACGGCCTGCTCGTGGACGGCTCGCCGCTCGCCGACGGCCCGAACTCCGCGGGCTACAGCACCACCAACTACGCCGGCGTCGTCCTCCGCCGGAGCCTGGTGGCCGACAACGACGGCGGCGGGGTGCTGGTGCTGCGCCTCGACGGGCTGCAGGTCGACCGCAGCACCCTCCTCGCGGACGGGACCGCGCTCGCGGTCCGCGGGCCGGCCGACGGCCTGGTCGTCGACCGGTCGGTGGTCCGCTCGCAGGGCGCGACCGGCATCGTCGTGGAGGAGGTGAGCGGCGCCCGGGTCGAGCGCTCGACGGTGAGGGCCCGCACGACGGGGGTCTCCCTCACCGACTCCACGGGCGAGGTACGCGGCAACGACATCGCCGTCGGTACCGGCACCGGGGTGCGGGTGGCCGGCGAGGACGCCCGGGCGGTCGTCGACGGCAACGCGATGACCGGCCGCGGGCCCGGGGCCGTGGCCGACGCAGACGGGGCCGAGGTGCAGCAGGGGGACACCACCGGCGCATGGTCCTACCGCCCCCGCGCGGTCCTCTGGCTCGAGGAGCACGGCAGCGCGCTGCCGGGCCTGCTGGTGCTGGTCGTGCCGGCGTTCGGGACGGTCTTCGTCCGCCGCCGGCGGCGCGGCCAGCGCGAGCTGCGGCGGCTGCTCGAGCAGGCCCTGGTCGCCCGGGGGCGCGAGGCCCTGGCGGGGTACGCCCCGCCCCGGACGCAGGCGCCCGTCGGGGCGGCCGGCTCCACGTTCGAGGCGGAGCCGGAAGCCGGCCCGGACGTCGGCCCGCACGTCGGCCCGGACGTCGGCCCGCACGTCGGCCCGGACGTCGGCGGGGCCGGCGTGCCCGCGGCGGATCCCGCGGCCCCGCTGGGCGGGCGCCGCTTCACCGGCCCCCAGGACTTCGCGGTCGCCGCCGTCCTCGAGGCGGGCTACCCGGTCGGGGACGTCGCGCGGGCGCTGCGTGTCCCGACCGCGCGGGTCCGGGCGTGGGTCGAGGAGGCGCGGGCGTCGGCGGACGCGTGA
- the meaB gene encoding methylmalonyl Co-A mutase-associated GTPase MeaB → MRPDVPTLVEGIRSGRRAAVSQAITLVESSRPQHRELARELLTALADGGHGAGGREVVRVGISGVPGVGKSTFIESLGTRLTSAGHRVGVLAVDPSSVRTGGSVLGDKTRMGRLATDPQAFIRPSPSAGTLGGVARATVQAMAVLEAASYDVVLVETVGVGQSEVTVAGMVDTFLFLTLARTGDQLQGIKKGILEIADVIAVNKADGDREAEARVAARDLAGALRMVRGMEEWAPPVVTCSGLTDVGVDDLWERVLAHRAHLGGDGLARKRAEQQLDFTWAMVRDELDQRLRHSPAVRAVRDEVRAAVLAGELPATVAADRILAAYDQGRTAPA, encoded by the coding sequence ATGCGGCCGGACGTCCCCACGCTCGTCGAGGGGATCCGGTCCGGCCGCCGGGCCGCGGTCTCCCAGGCGATCACGCTGGTGGAGTCCTCGCGGCCCCAGCACCGCGAGCTGGCGCGCGAGCTGCTCACCGCGCTCGCGGACGGCGGCCACGGTGCCGGGGGCCGCGAGGTCGTCCGGGTCGGCATCTCCGGGGTGCCCGGGGTCGGCAAGTCCACCTTCATCGAGTCCCTCGGGACCCGGCTGACCTCGGCCGGGCACCGGGTCGGCGTGCTGGCGGTCGACCCGTCGTCGGTGCGCACGGGCGGGTCGGTGCTGGGCGACAAGACCCGGATGGGCCGGCTGGCCACCGACCCGCAGGCCTTCATCCGGCCCTCGCCGAGCGCCGGCACGCTCGGCGGCGTCGCCCGCGCGACGGTGCAGGCGATGGCGGTGCTCGAGGCGGCGTCGTACGACGTGGTGCTGGTGGAGACCGTCGGCGTCGGGCAGTCCGAGGTCACCGTCGCGGGGATGGTCGACACCTTCCTCTTCCTCACCCTCGCCCGCACCGGCGACCAGCTCCAGGGCATCAAGAAGGGCATCCTGGAGATCGCCGACGTGATCGCGGTGAACAAGGCCGACGGCGACCGCGAGGCCGAGGCGCGGGTCGCCGCCCGCGACCTGGCCGGCGCGCTGCGGATGGTGCGCGGCATGGAGGAGTGGGCCCCGCCGGTGGTCACCTGCTCCGGCCTCACCGACGTCGGCGTCGACGACCTGTGGGAGCGGGTCCTCGCCCACCGCGCGCACCTCGGCGGCGACGGGCTGGCCCGCAAGCGCGCCGAGCAGCAGCTCGACTTCACCTGGGCTATGGTCCGCGACGAGCTGGACCAGCGGTTGCGGCACTCACCCGCCGTCCGCGCCGTCCGCGACGAGGTCCGCGCCGCCGTGCTCGCCGGCGAGCTGCCCGCGACCGTCGCCGCCGACCGCATCCTCGCGGCGTACGACCAGGGGCGGACCGCGCCGGCCTGA